From Ailuropoda melanoleuca isolate Jingjing chromosome 8, ASM200744v2, whole genome shotgun sequence, a single genomic window includes:
- the LOC117803300 gene encoding uncharacterized protein LOC117803300 has product MTCFRGRGCGGHVGSATFLPLLLLELLRLQRRSLPGGRVRECVLHAGHIVSVSLHVGPTAVLTVPTSARTLFPQRVTFRGPGETAQGPRGAEVPGAWGARTARPDGSTDLSADERVSDYVHITEFFLEVREWKASTFLPFLCFFLRSVAPLSPAFSSVSRWVIRIQPRAHRLLALRTLVHPPWGECRKISTRAHARQVPSGSDAVLSATAPGLGAARSRPGLQDAPRPERARQTSNLVPAALSSFKRMESGTTDAERGSPERRLTHTSGPVSCCSEGKPRCSCVGGCRRECSSLSATQEPYTVLGLRRLNPGHRGQDGGAWAC; this is encoded by the coding sequence ATGACCTGCTTCAGGGGACGTGGGTGTGGTGGGCACGTGGGGTCGGCgaccttcctgcctctgctgctgctcgAGCTCCTTCGCCTTCAGAGACGCAGTCTGCCCGGGGGCCGCGTTCGGGAGTGTGTCCTGCACGCCGGCCACATCGTCTCCGTGTCCCTGCACGTTGGGCCCACGGCAGTCCTCACCGTACCCACATCTGCAAGGACCCTGTTTCCACAGCGGGTCACGTTCCGAGGTCCCGGCGAGACTGCGCAGGGTCCCCGCGGTGCTGAGGTGCCTGGGGCATGGGGTGCCCGCACAGCCCGTCCTGACGGGAGCACGGATCTGTCTGCCGACGAGCGAGTGTCAGACTACGTACACATCACTGAGTTCTTTCTGGAAGTTAGAGAATGGAAAGCAAGTACCTTCCTGCcttttttatgcttctttttacGTAGCGTCGCACCCCTGTCACCAGCCTTCAGCTCTGTAAGCAGGTGGGTCATCAGGATTCAACCCAGGGCGCACCGGCTCTTGGCCTTGAGAACTCTCGTGCACCCACCTTGGGGGGAGTGTCGGAAAATCAGCACAAGGGCCCATGCCAGGCAGGTGCCCTCTGGGTCGGACGCCGTGCTCAGCGCCACTGCGCCCGGGCTGGGAGCCGCCCGCAGCCGGCCAGGCCTGCAGGACGCCCCGAGGCCAGAGCGGGCCCGTCAGACGAGCAACCTCGTCCCGGCTGCCCTATCctcttttaaaagaatggaaTCGGGAACCACCGATGCAGAGAGGGGGTCACCGGAGCGGAGACTCACTCACACCTCTGGTCCCGTTTCCTGCTGCTCCGAGGGCAAACCCAGGTGCTCGTGTGTCGGGGGCTGTCGAAGGGAATGCAGCTCACTTTCTGCAACCCAAGAACCTTACACAGTGCTGGGCCTGAGAAGACTGAACCCCGGGCACAGAGGGCAGGATGGGGGAGCGTGGGCATGCTGA